The Halorhabdus rudnickae DNA segment GTGGCCGACGTCCCGACGAGCAAGGCCGGCAGCGTCGCCCACTACGAGGCGGGCGTCGTCGCCGACCGGATCGCCAGCCGCGTTCGTGGGGAAACCCCGACATCCGCATACGAAGGCAAGACGGTCTGTTTCATCGAGACCGGCATGGACGAGGCGACGTTCGTCGAGTTCGCGTACGGTGACGAACCGACCATGCGCGAACCCTCCAAACCCGTCCACTGGGCGAAACTGGGCTACAACGAGTCCTACTGGTTGACCGCCAGAGGGCTCCTGTGAGGTGGTTCGCGTGAGCGACTCCGAAACCGCGGCGATGGACGACGAGACCGACGCGCCGGCCGACCTCGAATCGCTGGTCGCGGACAACCCCGAGGAGGTCGCCCGTCTGCTCGAACGCCTCGGGCTGGTCAACGATCTGCTGGACGCCGCCGACGTCGCCACCTCGGCGATGGACGACGAGATGATCCAGTCGCTGGCCGGAACGGGAACGAATCTCGGGCTGGCCGCCAACGAAATTGCCACCGACGAGACCGTTCAGTTGGGCGAAGCCGTCGGGCAAAACGCCGACGACCTCGCCGACGGTGTCGAGAAAGTCGCCGAGCTGCAGCGGACGGGCACGCTCGACGATCTACTCGACCTGGCCGAACTCGCCTCGCTGGCGAGCGCTGCGATGGACGACGAGATGGTCATGTCGCTTGCTTCGACCGGAACGCGACTTGGCGAGGTCGCCGACACCGCAGCGGACGACGACATCGCGCGCGGACTGGAAGACGCACTGGCGGCGCTGGGCGAGGCGACCAGCGAGGAACCCGAAGAAGTCGGCGCGATCGGGTTGCTGAAGGCCACTCGAGACCCCGACGTCAAGGCCGGGTTGGGCGTCGTGATCGCACTGGCCCGGGCGCTCGGCCAGCAGACCCACAACCCGTCCGAGGCCTAACTCCGCCCGTGTCGGCCGACCGGCATGGTGTACTCATCACAACGCCACCCTCGATTCAGTGAGCGAGGGTGATTCTGCCTTGCTCGTTCCTTCGTGAACCGACGGTTTCCCATCCGGAAGACGTCGTGCACTCTCCTTCGCGCCTTCACCTGTCGACGGGTACTGTCTCGCCCGTCTCGGCGGATTCGTAGATCGCATCGATGGCTCGCATGTCCAGGCAGCCGTGCTCGCCATCCGGTCCGGGATCCCGACCCGACAGCAGGCACTCGGCGAAGTACGCGAACTCCTCTTCGAGCTGGTGGACCTGGCTGACGTCGATGTCGATCCGCTCGCCGTCGCGTCGGATCTCCAGGCCACGGTCCTCACGCTCGAAGAACGCCGGGTCGATGATGACCTGTCCATCCGTGCCGGTCACCCGGAGGAAGCTGTCGTGGTAGGCATTGTGGTTGGCCGTGAACAGCACGGGGACGTCACCTTCGAAGGTCGCCCGGACGGCGACCTGCTCTTCGACATCGGCAAACGCCTCGTGGGTCGACCCGATCGAAGCGGAGACTCGCTCGGGATCGGCGTCAAGCAGGAACCGCGTCGTGTTCAGCGGGTAGATCCCGATGTCCATCATCGCGCCGCCACCGGCGAGGTCGGGGTCCAGTCGCCACTGCTCGCCAGCGTCGCCCTCGAGTTCGGCGATCATCCGCTGGGACATGTTGCCCTGTACTTGCACGACTTCGCCGATCGCACCCGCCTCGATCACTTCCTTGCTTCGCCTGACGACGGGATCGAGGTGCATCCGATAGCCGATCATCAGCGAGACGTCGGCCCGCTCACAGACCTCGACGAGTTGGGCCGCCCGTCGGGCGTCGGCTTCCATCGGCTTCTCACA contains these protein-coding regions:
- a CDS encoding DUF1641 domain-containing protein: MDDETDAPADLESLVADNPEEVARLLERLGLVNDLLDAADVATSAMDDEMIQSLAGTGTNLGLAANEIATDETVQLGEAVGQNADDLADGVEKVAELQRTGTLDDLLDLAELASLASAAMDDEMVMSLASTGTRLGEVADTAADDDIARGLEDALAALGEATSEEPEEVGAIGLLKATRDPDVKAGLGVVIALARALGQQTHNPSEA
- the gfo6 gene encoding D-xylose 1-dehydrogenase Gfo6 — protein: MNLTEHFEDFGRRDWETDDLEGTVRLALIGAGWFTREWALPGVERAAHTEPTVIVDVDPERAEALADEHGMTHLTPGEFHDGVAQTEYDAVYVCTPNATHLEYVETAAATGTDVLCEKPMEADARRAAQLVEVCERADVSLMIGYRMHLDPVVRRSKEVIEAGAIGEVVQVQGNMSQRMIAELEGDAGEQWRLDPDLAGGGAMMDIGIYPLNTTRFLLDADPERVSASIGSTHEAFADVEEQVAVRATFEGDVPVLFTANHNAYHDSFLRVTGTDGQVIIDPAFFEREDRGLEIRRDGERIDIDVSQVHQLEEEFAYFAECLLSGRDPGPDGEHGCLDMRAIDAIYESAETGETVPVDR